The following are from one region of the Lacinutrix sp. Bg11-31 genome:
- a CDS encoding SsrA-binding protein, giving the protein MKKQAFKILAKVNKAVLPSYTRKRLDLSKATKLQMAVFGWKLYVTKNALD; this is encoded by the coding sequence ATGAAAAAACAAGCGTTTAAAATACTAGCAAAAGTTAATAAGGCAGTTTTGCCTAGTTATACAAGAAAGAGACTAGATTTAAGTAAAGCCACTAAACTACAGATGGCTGTTTTTGGTTGGAAACTGTATGTTACTAAAAATGCATTGGACTAA
- a CDS encoding helix-turn-helix domain-containing protein, whose amino-acid sequence MVSKTIQIQEITFEELADKVADKLLIKIKHYLNELHTNGNDAYLTRQETADFLKISLVSLWNWTNKGIVKSYSIGNKRYYNKQEILAILRKNE is encoded by the coding sequence ATGGTATCAAAAACAATTCAAATCCAAGAAATCACTTTTGAAGAACTCGCAGATAAAGTAGCAGATAAGCTTTTAATAAAAATAAAACATTATCTAAATGAATTGCACACTAATGGGAACGATGCATATTTAACAAGACAAGAAACAGCCGATTTTTTAAAAATTAGTCTAGTTTCACTTTGGAATTGGACAAACAAGGGAATTGTGAAAAGTTACAGTATCGGTAATAAGCGCTATTACAATAAGCAGGAGATACTAGCTATACTGAGAAAAAACGAATAA
- a CDS encoding type I restriction-modification system subunit M — protein sequence MTAKQKQEQLGKALWDIANDLRGAMNADDFRDYMLSFLFLRYLSDNYEGSVKKELGSDYPKLEEDDKRTPLSVWYEANPKDIEPFEKQMRRKVHYVIEPKYLWSSISELARKQDEDLLRDLQKGFKHIENDSFESSFKGLFSEINLDSEKLGKTYEEKNKKLCKIIQKISEGIADFSTDSDTLGDAYEYLIGEFAAGSGKKAGEFYTPQQLSTILSEIVTLDSQNPKAGKKKKLNRVLDFACGSGSLLLNVKDKIEKAGGTISRIYGQEKNITTYNLARMNMLLHGVKDSEFEIFHGDTLKNEWDLLNEMNPAKKTTFDAIVANPPFSLRWDASEAMGENFRYKNYGLAPKSAADFAFLLHGLHFLSDEGTMAIILPHGVLFRGGAESRIRTKLLKDGNIDTVIGLPSNLFFSTGIPVCILILKKCKKDDDVLFINASEHYKKEKRQNILRNGKVNGVIDAKEPNDIKKIVDTYMNRPEQPIERYARRVSMAEIEKNDYNLNISRYVSTAKAEVKIDLKEVNAKIIDIEKKSAKALAEHNNYLKELGLDSI from the coding sequence ATGACAGCAAAACAAAAACAAGAACAATTAGGTAAAGCACTTTGGGATATAGCTAATGATTTAAGAGGTGCAATGAATGCAGATGATTTTCGTGATTATATGCTTTCATTTTTATTTTTACGTTACTTATCAGATAATTACGAAGGTTCCGTAAAAAAAGAATTAGGTTCAGATTATCCTAAATTAGAGGAAGACGACAAGCGCACACCGCTTTCAGTTTGGTATGAAGCTAACCCAAAAGACATTGAGCCTTTTGAAAAACAAATGCGTAGAAAAGTGCATTATGTTATTGAGCCAAAATATTTATGGAGTAGTATTTCCGAACTTGCTAGAAAACAAGATGAAGATTTATTAAGAGACTTACAAAAAGGATTTAAACATATCGAAAATGATTCGTTTGAAAGTTCTTTTAAAGGCTTGTTTTCAGAAATTAATTTAGATTCAGAAAAACTAGGAAAAACTTACGAAGAAAAAAACAAGAAGCTGTGTAAAATCATTCAAAAAATATCAGAAGGTATTGCAGATTTTTCAACAGATAGCGATACGCTTGGCGATGCGTACGAGTATTTAATTGGTGAATTTGCAGCAGGTTCTGGTAAAAAAGCAGGAGAGTTTTATACACCACAACAATTGTCTACAATACTATCAGAAATTGTAACCTTAGACAGTCAAAACCCTAAAGCAGGAAAAAAGAAAAAATTAAATAGAGTACTAGATTTTGCTTGTGGTTCAGGTTCTTTATTGTTAAATGTAAAAGACAAAATAGAAAAAGCAGGCGGTACAATTAGTAGAATTTACGGTCAAGAAAAAAACATAACAACGTACAACTTAGCACGTATGAATATGTTATTGCACGGTGTAAAAGATTCAGAATTTGAAATATTTCACGGTGATACCTTAAAAAACGAATGGGATTTATTAAATGAAATGAATCCAGCTAAAAAAACAACCTTTGATGCTATTGTAGCAAATCCACCTTTTAGTTTACGTTGGGATGCATCCGAAGCAATGGGAGAAAACTTCCGTTATAAAAATTACGGTTTAGCACCTAAATCAGCAGCAGATTTTGCGTTCTTATTACACGGTTTACACTTTTTAAGTGATGAAGGTACAATGGCTATTATTTTACCTCACGGTGTTCTATTTAGAGGTGGTGCAGAATCTAGAATAAGAACCAAATTATTAAAAGATGGTAACATAGATACAGTAATTGGTTTACCATCAAATCTATTCTTTTCAACAGGTATTCCTGTATGTATATTAATATTGAAAAAATGTAAAAAAGACGATGATGTATTGTTTATAAATGCAAGTGAGCATTATAAAAAAGAGAAACGTCAAAATATTTTACGTAATGGTAAAGTGAATGGTGTCATAGACGCTAAAGAACCTAATGATATTAAGAAAATAGTTGATACTTATATGAATCGACCAGAGCAACCTATTGAGCGTTATGCTCGTAGAGTATCAATGGCAGAAATAGAGAAAAACGACTATAACCTTAATATTTCTAGATATGTAAGTACAGCAAAAGCAGAAGTTAAAATTGATTTAAAAGAAGTAAATGCTAAAATAATTGATATAGAAAAGAAATCAGCAAAAGCACTTGCCGAACATAATAACTATTTAAAAGAATTAGGTTTAGACTCCATTTAA